In one window of Spartinivicinus marinus DNA:
- a CDS encoding acetolactate synthase large subunit: protein MSEHHKQTCTKASDLFVKALEAEGVKHIFAVPGEENLDMVESLRNSSIELVLTRHEQGAAFMAATYGRLTGKAGVCMATLGPGATNFATPAAYAHLGAFPLIMITGQKPIKKSKQGQFQIIDVVGLFEPICKMSKQIVHGNTIPSLVREAFRLAEEERPGAVLLELPEDIAAEDTNASIIEPHARHYAVASDTAIEEAVTLIKQAKRPLVLVGAGANRKEARAALCDFVHTSRIPFFNTQMGKGVIDERSELFIGTAALSDNDYLHCAIDRADLVINVGHDVVEKPPFFMEPGGKKVIHINYKSAKVDQVYFPQVEVIGDLAASINRLKEALGTVAAEFSYFEKLNLALINIL, encoded by the coding sequence ATGTCAGAACACCACAAGCAAACCTGTACCAAAGCATCAGACTTATTTGTTAAAGCGTTAGAAGCTGAAGGCGTGAAGCATATTTTTGCTGTGCCAGGTGAAGAAAACCTGGATATGGTAGAGTCATTAAGAAATTCATCCATTGAATTAGTATTAACCCGTCACGAGCAGGGGGCTGCTTTTATGGCAGCCACTTACGGGCGCTTAACGGGTAAAGCGGGTGTTTGTATGGCAACTTTAGGGCCTGGTGCAACTAATTTTGCTACACCTGCCGCCTATGCCCATTTAGGAGCATTTCCGTTAATTATGATTACTGGGCAAAAGCCTATAAAAAAATCCAAACAAGGGCAGTTTCAGATTATTGATGTGGTTGGTTTATTTGAGCCTATTTGTAAAATGTCGAAGCAAATAGTGCATGGCAATACGATTCCTTCATTAGTGCGTGAAGCATTTCGGTTAGCTGAAGAAGAGCGCCCTGGAGCTGTGCTGTTAGAGCTACCTGAAGATATTGCTGCAGAAGACACTAACGCTTCCATTATTGAACCACATGCAAGACATTATGCTGTAGCCAGTGATACCGCTATTGAAGAGGCTGTTACATTAATAAAGCAAGCAAAACGGCCATTGGTATTAGTAGGGGCAGGTGCTAATCGAAAAGAAGCAAGAGCAGCTTTGTGTGACTTTGTCCATACCTCTCGTATTCCATTTTTTAATACGCAAATGGGGAAAGGAGTTATAGATGAGCGCTCTGAATTATTTATTGGCACAGCTGCTTTATCAGACAATGACTATTTACATTGTGCGATTGATCGGGCTGATTTAGTGATTAATGTGGGACATGATGTTGTTGAAAAACCTCCATTTTTTATGGAGCCTGGCGGTAAAAAAGTCATTCATATAAATTATAAGTCTGCCAAAGTGGACCAGGTTTATTTTCCTCAAGTTGAAGTGATTGGTGATTTGGCTGCTTCTATTAATCGCCTTAAAGAGGCTTTGGGAACAGTAGCAGCTGAATTTAGTTATTTTGAAAAATTAAATCTGGCGTTGATAAACATACTTTAG
- a CDS encoding endo alpha-1,4 polygalactosaminidase, translating into MLPKFIIYGAIVSLFSVNVAIASTITFNDDDAVIIVDSHDDIGEPPTAKTWQPKPGLTWWWQLENANKISTDIAAEVVDLDLFDGAEGGNNSKIKQLKAKGKKVICYFSGGTYEKWRPDAKRFKKITLIPNGDMDDWPDETWLNIGNAKALDIIKPIMKDRMAFASKAGCDAVEVDNVDAFENTEETHGYVTYKDQLNYNKWLANTAHQFNLAIGLKNDIQQLKELVDYFDFAVNEQCFAYDNECVQYESTFLKAGKAVFNQEYGGTEGGLSKNKYKKVACPYFKSQKISSLWKQGTNLDGKQVVECK; encoded by the coding sequence ATGTTGCCAAAATTTATTATTTATGGAGCGATTGTTTCGCTTTTTTCAGTGAATGTTGCAATAGCTTCCACCATTACTTTTAATGACGATGATGCCGTGATTATTGTGGACTCTCATGATGATATTGGTGAGCCACCCACAGCTAAAACTTGGCAGCCTAAACCAGGTTTAACCTGGTGGTGGCAACTTGAAAATGCAAACAAAATATCTACTGATATAGCAGCAGAGGTTGTTGATCTGGATTTATTTGATGGCGCAGAAGGCGGTAACAATAGCAAAATAAAACAACTGAAAGCCAAAGGCAAAAAAGTAATATGCTATTTTAGTGGTGGTACCTATGAAAAATGGCGACCCGATGCTAAGCGCTTTAAAAAAATAACCCTCATACCAAATGGCGACATGGACGACTGGCCCGATGAAACCTGGTTAAACATTGGCAACGCTAAAGCTTTAGACATTATTAAACCTATTATGAAAGATCGGATGGCATTTGCTAGTAAGGCAGGCTGTGATGCAGTTGAGGTGGATAATGTTGACGCATTTGAAAATACTGAAGAAACCCACGGCTATGTCACCTATAAAGACCAGCTTAATTACAATAAGTGGCTAGCAAATACAGCGCATCAATTTAATTTAGCCATTGGCTTAAAAAATGATATCCAGCAGCTTAAAGAGCTAGTCGATTACTTTGATTTTGCTGTTAACGAGCAATGTTTTGCTTATGATAATGAATGTGTACAGTATGAATCTACTTTCTTAAAGGCTGGTAAAGCGGTATTTAATCAGGAATATGGTGGGACTGAAGGTGGCTTAAGTAAAAATAAATACAAAAAAGTGGCCTGCCCTTATTTTAAAAGCCAAAAAATTTCATCATTATGGAAGCAGGGGACTAATCTAGATGGTAAGCAAGTTGTAGAGTGTAAATGA
- a CDS encoding amino acid ABC transporter substrate-binding protein, translated as MVCLKFSNIIFPILIFVSLISSSCSIASSVTEIIYPPRESADDKRDDDIVELLEKILIITEPEFGKYEMRSSIPMNEARYTELLSNNKILSIIWTSVTKELEYKLLPIRIPIRKGVLGYRIFLIRKNDQQLFENIKSLDELKKMKVGQGHFWNDVKVFEENGFKVVTGSNYEGLFGMLSEDRFDYFSRGFNEAPIEYDARKDKYPNLFIERKLLLYYPWPKFFYVAPTNIKLAARIEAGFRALIDNGTHEIWFQKYNQAAIEKANLRTRRLFKLKNPLLPASVPLDQDNLWFDPLQ; from the coding sequence TGTTTAAAGTTTAGTAACATCATTTTCCCTATTTTAATTTTTGTTAGCCTAATATCCTCTTCTTGTTCTATTGCTAGCAGTGTAACTGAAATCATTTATCCCCCCAGAGAATCAGCAGATGATAAGAGGGATGATGATATAGTTGAGCTACTTGAAAAAATATTAATAATAACGGAGCCTGAGTTTGGAAAATATGAAATGAGATCTTCAATTCCTATGAATGAGGCAAGATATACTGAACTGCTAAGTAATAACAAAATTCTTTCTATTATTTGGACAAGTGTTACTAAAGAGCTTGAATACAAGCTACTGCCTATTCGGATTCCTATTCGTAAAGGAGTATTAGGCTATCGTATCTTTTTGATTAGAAAAAATGATCAACAATTGTTTGAAAATATAAAAAGCCTGGATGAATTAAAAAAAATGAAAGTTGGTCAAGGACATTTTTGGAATGATGTAAAAGTATTTGAAGAAAATGGTTTTAAAGTAGTAACAGGATCCAATTATGAAGGTTTATTTGGGATGCTCTCTGAAGATAGGTTTGACTATTTTTCTCGAGGCTTTAATGAAGCTCCTATAGAGTATGATGCGAGGAAAGATAAATACCCCAATTTATTTATTGAAAGGAAATTGCTTTTGTACTATCCATGGCCGAAGTTTTTTTATGTGGCTCCTACTAATATAAAACTTGCTGCAAGAATAGAAGCTGGTTTTAGAGCACTTATTGATAATGGAACTCATGAAATATGGTTCCAAAAATACAATCAGGCTGCAATAGAAAAGGCGAACCTACGTACTAGAAGATTATTTAAACTTAAAAACCCTCTATTACCTGCTAGTGTTCCACTAGATCAAGATAATTTATGGTTTGACCCACTGCAATAA
- a CDS encoding thiamine pyrophosphate-dependent enzyme: MGDKDIIALDNGIYKIWYARNYKAHYPNTVLLDNALATMGAGLPSAMMAAMQYPERRVMAICGDGGFMMNSQELETAVRLGLNIVVTVLNDSSYGMIRWKQGQAGFEDWGLEFNNPDFVQYANSYGATGHRVERTEELVTTFEKAFAAGGVHLIDVPVDYSENKRVLIDELQAKVCML, encoded by the coding sequence ATGGGGGATAAAGATATCATTGCTCTAGATAATGGCATTTATAAAATTTGGTATGCTCGTAATTATAAAGCTCACTATCCCAATACTGTATTATTGGATAATGCATTGGCCACTATGGGAGCAGGACTGCCTTCAGCCATGATGGCAGCAATGCAATACCCTGAACGACGGGTGATGGCTATTTGTGGTGATGGTGGTTTTATGATGAATAGTCAGGAGCTAGAAACGGCTGTAAGGCTGGGTCTTAATATAGTGGTAACGGTACTTAATGACAGCAGCTATGGAATGATTCGTTGGAAACAAGGGCAAGCTGGCTTTGAAGACTGGGGGCTGGAATTTAATAACCCAGATTTTGTGCAATATGCTAATAGTTATGGTGCCACGGGACATCGTGTTGAACGAACGGAAGAACTAGTGACTACTTTTGAGAAAGCATTTGCTGCAGGTGGTGTGCACTTAATTGATGTACCTGTGGATTACTCAGAAAATAAACGAGTGCTTATTGATGAACTTCAGGCAAAGGTTTGTATGTTATGA
- a CDS encoding Ref family recombination enhancement nuclease has translation MLIRASLVNKEQNFFHRSLIEYVGCIACRQAGTFANWATIHHIRNSTSSNGHWYVLPLCSGHHKHGEGHDSFKWYAVHPFKDNFEKRYGTQHELYIQSLSILDRFGVPLPHGLQQWINKITHKQTAKSQHSH, from the coding sequence ATGTTAATAAGAGCATCACTAGTCAATAAGGAGCAAAATTTTTTTCATCGATCACTTATAGAATATGTAGGCTGTATTGCTTGTCGACAAGCAGGTACATTTGCCAACTGGGCAACAATTCATCATATAAGAAATAGCACTAGCTCAAATGGTCATTGGTATGTGCTGCCACTATGCTCAGGCCATCACAAACATGGCGAAGGCCATGACAGCTTCAAGTGGTATGCTGTACATCCATTTAAAGACAATTTTGAAAAACGTTATGGCACTCAACATGAATTATACATTCAAAGCCTTTCAATACTTGATCGCTTTGGAGTGCCACTACCACATGGGCTGCAACAATGGATAAATAAAATTACCCATAAGCAAACAGCAAAAAGCCAACATAGTCACTAG
- a CDS encoding aldehyde dehydrogenase family protein, giving the protein MSHSQSNMQLEVLTAYGQSHLATLDMHTADDVEQMLTKAHSLFKKRDSWLAKHERIAILKKLASLMSEQVEALAMTIAKEGGKPLKDARVESERAIDGVEKAIEALAHLNGSEIPMGLTPAAVNKLAFSYREPIGVVVAVSAFNHPLNLIIHQVIPAVAVGCPVIVKPASTTPLSCLKVAELLAKAGLPEGWCQVCICDNKVATQLVTDSRLGFFSFIGSARVGWQLRSQLAPGVRCALEHGGVAPVIVDSTADVEAMIPKLAKGGFYHAGQVCVSVQRVFVPKDMAENIANKLAKAAEQLTVGDPTQANTDVGPLILPREVDRIDEWVQEAVQQGATLITGGKKLANGCYAPTVLLDPSEQVKVSTQEVFGPVVCIYGYQTIDEAVQRANSLNVAFQAAVFSNNLQQSMKVMQQLDASAVMLNDHTAFRVDWMPFAGRRHSGLGTGGIGHTMHDMTQEKMFVLNL; this is encoded by the coding sequence ATGAGTCATAGTCAATCCAATATGCAACTTGAAGTGTTGACCGCTTATGGACAATCGCACTTGGCAACGTTGGACATGCATACGGCAGATGATGTTGAGCAAATGCTCACTAAAGCGCATAGTTTATTTAAAAAACGTGATAGCTGGCTGGCCAAACATGAGCGAATTGCTATTTTAAAAAAGCTGGCGAGTTTAATGAGCGAGCAAGTTGAAGCTTTAGCAATGACTATTGCTAAAGAAGGTGGCAAGCCATTAAAAGATGCCCGTGTTGAGAGTGAGCGTGCCATTGATGGTGTAGAAAAAGCTATTGAGGCATTAGCGCATTTGAATGGTAGTGAAATACCCATGGGGCTTACACCTGCAGCAGTAAACAAATTGGCGTTCAGTTATCGCGAGCCAATTGGGGTTGTTGTAGCAGTTAGTGCATTTAACCACCCGCTAAATTTAATTATTCACCAAGTAATACCCGCAGTGGCGGTAGGTTGTCCAGTTATTGTTAAACCAGCATCAACAACTCCGCTATCTTGTCTTAAAGTTGCTGAACTGCTGGCAAAAGCGGGTTTACCAGAAGGCTGGTGCCAGGTTTGTATTTGTGACAATAAGGTAGCAACACAACTGGTTACTGATAGTCGGCTGGGCTTTTTTAGTTTTATTGGTTCTGCCAGAGTGGGTTGGCAACTACGCAGTCAGCTGGCACCAGGTGTGCGTTGTGCATTAGAGCATGGAGGTGTTGCACCCGTTATTGTGGATAGCACAGCTGATGTTGAAGCAATGATACCTAAATTGGCTAAAGGCGGCTTTTATCATGCAGGGCAAGTTTGTGTATCTGTACAGCGGGTATTTGTACCTAAAGATATGGCGGAGAATATAGCGAACAAACTGGCGAAAGCTGCCGAGCAATTAACAGTAGGGGATCCAACTCAAGCTAATACTGATGTAGGTCCATTGATTTTGCCACGAGAAGTTGATCGGATTGATGAGTGGGTGCAAGAGGCGGTGCAACAAGGAGCAACCCTTATTACAGGCGGCAAGAAACTGGCTAACGGTTGTTATGCACCAACTGTGTTATTAGATCCGTCTGAGCAAGTGAAAGTATCAACCCAAGAGGTGTTTGGTCCAGTGGTTTGTATTTATGGCTACCAAACCATTGATGAGGCGGTTCAGCGGGCAAATAGTTTAAATGTGGCTTTTCAAGCGGCGGTCTTTAGTAACAATTTACAGCAAAGTATGAAAGTCATGCAGCAGCTAGATGCTTCGGCTGTTATGTTGAATGACCATACGGCATTTAGAGTCGACTGGATGCCCTTTGCTGGTCGCCGTCACTCTGGGCTAGGTACAGGAGGCATTGGCCATACAATGCATGATATGACCCAAGAGAAGATGTTTGTATTAAATTTGTAA
- a CDS encoding FMN-binding glutamate synthase family protein, which translates to MLPNYMHQALELMATLFIVAVGFFCLFLIFMYIRDRRQTSDAVLRNYPIVGHMRYILSDLGEFFRQYFFAMDREEMPFNRAQRGWIGRAAKNKDNTVAFGSTKYLKEPGTAIFVNCPYPTLEKDAEKTSSLVIGPYCKNPFEAKSIFNISGMSYGALSAPAVRALSKGAKMAGCWMNTGEGALSPHHLEGGCDIVFQVGTAKYGVRTTEGAFSDEKLRDVASHSQVRMFEIKMSQGAKPGKGGILPGAKVTPEIAKIRGIEQGQDSISPNRHPHINNNDDLLDFVAHIREVTGKPVGFKCVIGAYGWLEDLTNKVKERGIESAPDFITIDSADGGTGAAPMSLIDNVGLPIKESLPLVKDIIKKAGLGERIKIIASGKLITPSEVAWAMCAGADFVVSARGFMFSLGCIQALKCNKNTCPTGITTHNERLQKGLNPEDKAVKVANYCLNMVHEVETIAHSCGVPEPRRLKRFHVRMVQENGKSIPMDELYPTVIARDTTEQVIVKN; encoded by the coding sequence ATGTTACCAAACTATATGCATCAAGCATTAGAATTAATGGCAACCCTGTTTATCGTTGCTGTTGGATTTTTCTGTTTGTTTTTAATATTTATGTATATTCGCGATCGTAGGCAGACCAGTGATGCTGTTTTAAGGAACTATCCTATTGTTGGCCATATGCGTTATATTCTTTCTGACCTTGGTGAGTTTTTTAGGCAATATTTTTTTGCTATGGACCGTGAAGAAATGCCTTTTAACCGTGCACAGCGTGGCTGGATAGGACGCGCAGCAAAAAATAAAGATAACACGGTTGCTTTTGGCTCTACCAAATATTTGAAAGAACCTGGTACTGCTATTTTTGTTAATTGCCCTTATCCTACTTTAGAAAAAGACGCTGAAAAAACTAGCTCGCTAGTGATTGGTCCTTACTGTAAAAATCCATTTGAAGCAAAATCAATTTTTAATATTTCAGGAATGAGTTATGGGGCTTTATCTGCACCAGCAGTACGCGCACTTTCAAAGGGAGCTAAAATGGCAGGCTGCTGGATGAATACAGGAGAGGGTGCATTATCACCACATCATTTAGAAGGAGGTTGTGATATTGTTTTTCAAGTCGGTACGGCAAAATATGGGGTGCGTACTACTGAAGGAGCATTCAGTGATGAAAAATTACGAGACGTTGCATCACATTCACAAGTGCGCATGTTTGAGATTAAAATGTCTCAAGGTGCTAAACCAGGCAAAGGAGGTATTTTGCCTGGTGCTAAGGTAACACCAGAGATAGCTAAAATTCGTGGTATTGAGCAAGGACAGGATTCTATTTCTCCTAACCGTCATCCACATATTAATAATAACGATGATCTCCTCGACTTTGTTGCACACATACGGGAAGTGACGGGAAAACCCGTTGGTTTTAAATGTGTCATTGGGGCTTATGGATGGCTTGAGGACTTAACGAATAAGGTCAAAGAGCGTGGTATAGAAAGTGCCCCAGACTTTATTACTATCGACTCAGCAGATGGTGGCACAGGGGCAGCACCTATGTCATTGATTGATAATGTTGGCTTACCAATTAAAGAGTCTCTACCATTAGTGAAAGATATTATTAAAAAAGCAGGGTTAGGTGAACGAATAAAAATCATTGCTTCAGGTAAATTAATTACCCCCTCAGAGGTTGCCTGGGCAATGTGTGCCGGTGCTGACTTTGTCGTATCAGCACGAGGGTTTATGTTTAGTCTTGGTTGTATTCAAGCACTTAAGTGTAATAAAAATACTTGCCCTACAGGTATTACTACTCATAATGAACGTTTACAAAAAGGACTAAATCCTGAAGATAAAGCAGTAAAAGTAGCAAACTACTGCTTAAATATGGTGCATGAGGTAGAAACGATCGCACACAGTTGTGGTGTACCTGAACCAAGACGTTTGAAGCGTTTCCATGTACGAATGGTACAGGAAAATGGTAAGTCGATACCAATGGATGAGCTATATCCTACTGTAATTGCTAGAGACACAACTGAGCAAGTTATTGTCAAAAATTAA